The following proteins come from a genomic window of Flavobacteriaceae bacterium MAR_2010_188:
- a CDS encoding Y_Y_Y domain-containing protein, with product MKQSPLCPKPNIVFILLFTFFLILPNVVSAQEKVGRPAITNYNYQDYEAGPTNWWVIEGDNGIMYFANTSGVLEFDGVNWNVITLPNNVAARSFKKDKNGVIYVGAEGDLGYLAPDKLGKLTYISLVDKIPEEHRIFSEVWEVDYYKDAIVYRTSNKLFIWNGDQMKVIVSDDAFHVGKVINGEYIVRIWGRGLCKMVGDKFEVVPNGEKFTQERIYVILAYDEKNLLIGSRTQGFYLYDGKDFQPFKTEIDDDVKGKLYLPGVALPDGRFIINTISDGSYLISHDGKLIQEYSTTNGLQDGSTDYVYVDSRGILWLALFNGISRADLNSDFSYIDSNMGLETNVVWDTSKFKDVIYFTTNNGIYYLDSAKNEIIRIPGTSGQGGEFFQHKGKLYAGSGDMGMIEIKDKSFTYIKQSINYDFRARFFSISQLDSNRVFAFFDAGVASFYYDEKKAKLEFESEIIKPFGGSGFQELKNGDILIGSVDKGEVIIMKPKLEGSRMDLQNSDLRKFTEEDGLPHEYIGINKFFGQILFSDITGKTYLLDEDSGKIIEHTFPFNDLIDPKSNLGIRSRLDDKGRLWANYGTGLVIVEKSGDSSYQFNTETFKELRNRALFNVYTEPSTADGLQTVWLSGSDGVVRYQGNLDKPPLTDFNTQIRGIRIAGDSLLYGGSGRVPQDFNLDFKRNTIVFSYAAPLYKGQKNIEYSTYLEGLDKNWSEWNKQTSREYINLPSGSYTFKAKAKNLFGNITPETAVSFNISTPWYRTWLAYVLYAIGFLALVFAIVRRRTKLLRARQKELEENVEARTQEVQKRLEELATINHVSNALTEKLEPNELIKLVGDEMKRLFHSDITYLAILDHDTNIINFPYQDGDSMQPMNYGEGLTSKIIRTGEPLLINRDKDIASEYDKMGIKNVGKGAISYLGVPIKSEGEVIGVLSVQSTQQESRFTEEDKRLLGTIATNVGVAIHNAELFEEAKVAKARAEDANEAKSAFLSTVSHELRTPLTSVLGFAKIIRKRLEEKIFPAVQVEDQKMKRTMKQVSENLNVVVSEGERLTTLINDVLDLAKIESGKMEWNKRPIFLQDAINRAISSTQSLIDAKNLKLEKKISSDLPPVHADEDKLIQVVINLLSNAIKFTDKGKIRVEAYKENGQIIVEIQDTGIGISENDKSKVFEKFRQAGDTLTDKPKGTGLGLPICREIIEHHGGIIWMTSEPGVGSTFFFSIPSLKEGTEQQPIHLDRILKSLKKQIKHSSENAASNKKPTILVVDDDTPIRSLLRQELGDAGYNIKEAANGKAALDMVRHSKPDLIILDVMMPEINGFDVAAVLKNDPTTMDIPIIILSIVQDIERGMRIGVDRYLTKPINTEQLFHEVDVLLEQGVSNKKVLVVDSDSSAVKSLSDVLSARGYKVLETEPSKVYEMATESQPDIIMLNSVYNGDPDFIKNLKLQKGMENVMFFIYQ from the coding sequence ATGAAGCAATCGCCTTTATGCCCTAAACCCAACATTGTATTTATCCTTTTATTTACTTTTTTCCTGATTCTACCTAATGTAGTATCGGCTCAAGAAAAAGTGGGGCGGCCTGCCATTACAAATTACAATTACCAAGATTATGAGGCCGGCCCTACCAATTGGTGGGTTATAGAAGGGGATAACGGCATCATGTATTTTGCTAATACTTCGGGTGTCCTTGAGTTTGACGGAGTAAATTGGAATGTTATAACCTTACCCAATAACGTCGCCGCCCGAAGCTTTAAAAAGGATAAAAATGGTGTTATTTACGTTGGAGCTGAAGGTGATTTGGGTTATTTAGCTCCCGATAAGTTGGGGAAACTGACCTATATTTCTTTAGTCGATAAAATACCAGAAGAGCATCGCATTTTCAGTGAAGTATGGGAAGTAGATTATTATAAAGACGCTATTGTTTACCGTACGTCCAACAAACTATTCATTTGGAACGGAGATCAAATGAAGGTTATTGTAAGCGATGACGCCTTCCACGTAGGTAAAGTTATTAATGGGGAATATATTGTGCGGATTTGGGGACGCGGATTGTGCAAAATGGTCGGAGACAAATTTGAAGTAGTTCCTAACGGTGAAAAGTTTACTCAAGAACGTATCTACGTTATTCTAGCCTATGACGAAAAGAACTTATTGATAGGTTCTCGTACCCAAGGATTTTATTTGTATGATGGAAAGGATTTCCAGCCTTTTAAAACCGAAATTGATGATGACGTAAAAGGTAAGTTGTACCTACCGGGGGTTGCTCTGCCGGACGGAAGATTTATAATAAACACAATTAGCGATGGGTCTTATCTGATCAGCCACGACGGAAAGCTCATCCAAGAATATTCTACTACTAATGGTCTTCAGGATGGGAGTACGGACTATGTCTATGTGGACTCTCGCGGTATTCTTTGGCTGGCCCTGTTTAACGGAATATCCCGAGCTGATTTAAATTCAGACTTTTCGTATATCGATAGCAACATGGGTCTTGAGACCAATGTGGTATGGGATACCAGCAAATTTAAAGATGTAATCTATTTTACCACCAATAACGGTATCTATTATCTAGATTCAGCAAAAAATGAAATTATAAGAATTCCTGGCACCTCTGGACAGGGTGGAGAATTTTTTCAACATAAGGGAAAACTATATGCCGGCAGTGGAGATATGGGCATGATAGAGATTAAGGATAAATCCTTTACTTATATTAAACAGAGCATTAACTACGACTTTAGGGCCCGCTTCTTCTCTATTTCACAATTAGATTCCAATCGTGTATTTGCGTTTTTTGACGCAGGAGTAGCTTCTTTTTACTATGATGAAAAAAAGGCCAAATTAGAGTTCGAATCTGAAATCATAAAGCCCTTTGGCGGCTCTGGATTTCAGGAATTGAAAAATGGGGATATATTGATTGGTTCAGTGGATAAGGGTGAAGTAATTATTATGAAGCCCAAGTTGGAAGGCTCTAGAATGGATTTGCAGAATTCTGACCTCCGCAAATTCACCGAAGAGGATGGCCTTCCACATGAATATATTGGTATTAATAAATTCTTCGGGCAGATTCTGTTCTCTGACATAACCGGAAAAACCTACCTCCTAGATGAGGATAGTGGTAAGATTATAGAACATACATTTCCTTTTAATGATCTTATTGACCCAAAATCTAATTTAGGGATAAGAAGCCGTTTGGATGATAAAGGTAGGCTTTGGGCCAATTATGGCACTGGACTGGTAATTGTTGAAAAATCAGGAGATAGTAGTTACCAATTTAATACTGAAACTTTTAAGGAGCTACGTAACCGTGCACTCTTTAATGTCTATACAGAACCTTCAACTGCGGACGGCTTACAGACGGTATGGTTATCTGGATCGGATGGAGTGGTTCGATATCAAGGAAATCTAGACAAACCACCTCTTACCGATTTTAATACTCAAATAAGAGGTATTAGAATTGCTGGAGATTCCTTGCTTTATGGCGGTTCAGGAAGAGTGCCCCAAGATTTTAATTTGGATTTTAAAAGAAACACCATCGTTTTTTCGTATGCTGCTCCGTTGTATAAAGGACAGAAAAATATCGAATATTCTACATATTTGGAAGGTTTAGATAAAAACTGGTCAGAGTGGAATAAACAGACCAGCAGAGAATATATCAATTTGCCATCAGGATCATATACTTTTAAAGCAAAGGCAAAAAACCTATTTGGAAACATAACTCCAGAAACAGCGGTTTCTTTTAATATCTCAACCCCATGGTATCGCACTTGGTTGGCTTATGTATTATATGCAATTGGTTTTTTAGCGTTGGTTTTTGCGATCGTTAGAAGGCGTACCAAACTACTGAGGGCAAGGCAAAAAGAACTCGAAGAAAATGTAGAAGCACGAACACAAGAAGTCCAGAAAAGATTAGAAGAGCTCGCCACGATCAACCACGTAAGCAATGCGCTCACAGAAAAACTGGAACCTAACGAACTCATTAAATTGGTAGGAGATGAAATGAAACGATTGTTCCATAGCGATATAACTTACCTCGCAATATTGGACCACGACACCAACATCATAAATTTTCCATATCAAGATGGGGATTCCATGCAGCCAATGAATTATGGGGAAGGTCTTACTTCAAAAATAATAAGGACAGGAGAGCCCTTACTCATTAACCGTGATAAGGATATTGCTTCGGAATATGATAAAATGGGAATAAAGAATGTGGGGAAGGGAGCCATTTCATATCTAGGTGTGCCTATTAAATCCGAGGGAGAGGTTATCGGCGTCCTGAGCGTGCAAAGTACCCAGCAAGAAAGCAGGTTTACTGAAGAAGACAAACGCCTTTTGGGCACCATTGCAACCAATGTTGGGGTTGCTATACATAATGCCGAGCTGTTCGAAGAAGCGAAAGTTGCAAAAGCCAGAGCGGAAGATGCCAATGAAGCAAAAAGCGCATTTTTGTCTACCGTAAGCCATGAGCTTAGGACTCCCTTGACCTCTGTTCTAGGTTTTGCTAAGATTATCAGAAAACGGTTGGAAGAGAAAATCTTCCCGGCGGTGCAAGTCGAAGATCAAAAGATGAAACGAACCATGAAACAGGTTAGCGAAAACCTCAACGTTGTGGTTTCAGAGGGAGAACGGCTTACTACCTTGATCAACGATGTTCTAGATCTTGCCAAAATTGAATCCGGTAAAATGGAATGGAACAAACGCCCCATATTTCTTCAAGATGCAATCAATAGAGCTATTTCTAGTACGCAATCCTTAATCGACGCAAAAAATCTGAAATTGGAGAAAAAGATATCTTCAGATTTACCTCCGGTTCATGCCGATGAAGATAAATTGATACAAGTTGTGATAAATCTACTTTCCAACGCTATAAAATTCACCGATAAAGGCAAGATCCGTGTTGAAGCTTATAAGGAGAATGGCCAGATAATTGTCGAAATCCAGGATACTGGTATTGGTATTTCAGAAAATGACAAAAGTAAGGTCTTCGAGAAATTTAGGCAGGCGGGCGATACCTTAACCGATAAACCTAAAGGAACTGGTCTAGGGCTTCCTATTTGCAGAGAAATTATAGAGCATCACGGCGGCATCATTTGGATGACCAGCGAACCAGGGGTTGGCAGCACCTTCTTCTTTTCTATCCCATCTTTAAAAGAAGGCACCGAACAACAGCCAATACACTTGGACAGAATATTAAAAAGCTTAAAAAAACAAATAAAACATAGCTCAGAAAATGCCGCATCGAATAAGAAACCTACCATTTTGGTGGTGGATGATGATACGCCAATCCGTTCGCTACTACGGCAAGAATTAGGTGATGCCGGATATAACATTAAGGAGGCGGCCAACGGAAAAGCCGCTTTAGATATGGTAAGACATTCTAAGCCAGACCTTATCATCTTGGATGTTATGATGCCAGAGATAAATGGCTTTGACGTCGCAGCGGTTCTTAAGAACGACCCAACCACCATGGATATCCCAATAATTATTCTGTCTATCGTTCAAGATATAGAACGTGGAATGCGTATCGGGGTAGATAGATATTTGACCAAACCAATAAATACGGAGCAGCTCTTCCATGAAGTAGACGTGCTGTTGGAGCAAGGCGTATCCAATAAAAAGGTGTTGGTCGTAGACTCAGATTCTTCAGCTGTGAAATCATTATCCGACGTCCTCTCCGCCAGGGGTTATAAAGTATTAGAGACGGAACCTTCAAAGGTTTATGAAATGGCTACGGAATCCCAACCAGATATCATAATGCTGAACTCTGTCTATAATGGCGACCCGGACTTCATCAAAAATCTTAAACTTCAAAAGGGCATGGAGAACGTCATGTTTTTCATCTATCAATAA
- a CDS encoding Response regulator receiver domain-containing protein — MKILIVDDERDVETLFRQKFRKEIKNNQLELSFAFSGNEALELLQKKNPPEVVYVFSDINMPGMTGLELLEKIKAMFPHITVSMISAYGDSENYDKAMNSGAKEFFTKPIDFESLRKEIRHLLN, encoded by the coding sequence ATGAAAATACTGATCGTAGATGACGAAAGAGATGTGGAGACTCTTTTTAGACAAAAATTTAGAAAGGAAATTAAGAATAATCAGCTAGAACTTAGCTTTGCCTTTTCTGGCAACGAAGCTTTAGAACTGCTTCAAAAGAAAAATCCGCCAGAGGTTGTTTATGTCTTTTCGGACATTAACATGCCGGGGATGACGGGTTTAGAGCTACTTGAAAAAATAAAGGCGATGTTTCCCCATATCACCGTGAGCATGATTTCTGCTTATGGCGATAGCGAAAATTATGATAAGGCTATGAATTCTGGAGCAAAGGAATTTTTTACCAAACCAATAGATTTTGAGTCTCTACGAAAAGAGATCAGGCATTTATTGAATTAA
- a CDS encoding Adenylate cyclase, class 3, translating to MAKILVVDDEPDLEVLIKQKFRKQIRQKEYEFFFAENGKEALNRLLEQPDVDIVLSDINMPEMDGLTLLSKLSELKPLLKSVIVSAYGDMENIRTAMNRGAFDFVTKPINFEDLTLTVEKTLRHSAHIRETLKAIKENNILKMYVDENVLNFMDSHEYESAITANETIEATVLFADLCGFTKISETAPADTVVTMINNYFDVMVKEIIGHEGFIDKFIGDAIMAVFRGEYHLDRAIDAAIAVRQQVKKLPKIEGGQNFSPKVSIGIKSGEMISGNIGSASLKRLDYTVIGDTVNTAARLQDAAGENQIIMSEDDYLRVKEAFNCNRIGDINLKNKANPITVYEVME from the coding sequence ATGGCGAAGATATTGGTGGTAGATGACGAACCGGATTTGGAAGTACTGATCAAACAAAAGTTCAGGAAACAGATTAGGCAAAAAGAGTACGAATTTTTCTTTGCTGAAAATGGTAAAGAAGCGCTCAACCGACTTTTGGAACAACCAGATGTCGACATCGTTTTGAGCGATATTAACATGCCCGAAATGGATGGGCTTACCCTCCTATCCAAACTCAGCGAGCTAAAACCTTTGCTTAAATCGGTAATTGTTTCGGCTTATGGAGATATGGAAAATATCCGTACCGCGATGAATCGCGGCGCTTTCGATTTTGTGACAAAGCCAATCAATTTTGAAGATCTTACGCTTACGGTAGAAAAAACGTTACGCCACTCTGCACATATCCGAGAAACCTTAAAAGCCATTAAAGAAAACAATATCCTTAAAATGTACGTGGACGAGAACGTCTTAAATTTTATGGATAGCCATGAATATGAATCGGCCATTACCGCTAATGAAACGATTGAGGCTACGGTACTATTTGCTGACCTCTGCGGTTTTACCAAGATTAGCGAAACCGCTCCGGCCGATACGGTGGTAACGATGATCAATAATTATTTTGATGTGATGGTGAAGGAAATAATCGGTCATGAAGGATTTATCGATAAATTTATTGGAGATGCGATTATGGCAGTTTTTAGAGGAGAATACCATCTAGATAGAGCTATTGATGCGGCAATCGCAGTTAGGCAACAGGTGAAGAAACTTCCAAAAATTGAAGGTGGCCAAAATTTTAGTCCAAAGGTTTCAATTGGTATTAAGAGCGGTGAAATGATTTCTGGTAACATCGGTTCTGCCAGTCTAAAACGATTGGATTATACCGTAATCGGGGATACGGTAAACACCGCCGCAAGATTACAGGATGCCGCCGGAGAAAACCAAATTATTATGAGTGAAGACGATTATCTAAGAGTAAAGGAAGCATTTAATTGCAATAGAATTGGTGATATTAATTTAAAGAACAAAGCAAACCCGATAACTGTTTATGAAGTGATGGAGTAG
- a CDS encoding GAF domain-containing protein, which yields MSSTNHIDIREMTEEDVKKALAQREAELSLINSIQDAINSDVDMQGIYNLVGQKLQELFKAQVVSISLVNPEEDLEEIKYFYEDGAQIYPQPRKIDKLRQQIINSKKTVLINTDFIEEIEELTGHKIQPIPGTDMPKSVLFVPMMVRNEVTGVLSIQNLDRENAFEDSDVQLLETVANSVSTALENARLYSEAEQRNAELSVINSVQQGLVAEMDMQGIYDLVGNKIKELFDSQITVIATFDHENNIEIFNYAFEDGKRFYLDSRPFDNIRQRLIQTKKLIHINGNSEESLKELGSSTAPAPGTEDPKSMLYVPLIIGDTIRGYVSLQNIDKENAFSDSDIRLLSTLANSMSVALENARLFNETEQRNAELAVINSVQKGLAAEMDMQGINDLVGEKIRDLFDAQVVAIASFDLENRTEKIDYLFEDGHRFEAEIRPIDKFRSKLIESQETIYLNENVDEMWTEITGEIPTVIPGTQFTQSALYVPMMVGKEVRGYVTLQNVDRENAFSESDVRLLKTLVNSMSVALENARLFNETEQRNAELAVINSVQEALVAEMNMQGIYDLVGDKIQQLFDAQVVGINTIDLENGIEHFKYAYEVGGRIELDPVPLDKLRMKLVETKKMIWFSENILEEWCEFIGEKPKAVPGTNMPKTALFVPMLVGDKVIGYVTLQNIDHENAYSDSDVRLLNTLVNSMSVSLESARLFNETTRLLAETEQRNAELAVINSVQEGLVREMNMEAIYALVCNRICEVLNTQTLIIRTFDLDKGIENWDYATENGERLHVEPKPFIWANKHLIKTSEPLVINRDYLATAQSYGDTSSGVSKGLPPKSAIFVPMIVGGNVVGSVSLQNVEKENAFTDSDLSLLTTLTNSMSVALENARLFNETNRLLAETEQRATEMQTVNNISRALVSQLEFTSLMKLVGDQMRDTFHADIVYLAIFDVKTNTLHFPYMFGEDDVASREFGNGITEKIIRSKEPLLINQNMEKLYDDIDAVRMGVEVESYLGVPIIVGNQAIGVISVQSREKKNRFNEFDLRLLKTIAANVGVAMQNAEAYEKLQVALTDLESAQEQLIQQEKLASLGQLSAGIAHEIKNPLNFVNNFSELNLELIEEITDELKELPTNEHTDEISAILEDITSNLKKIHQHGTRADSIVKSMLQHSRGSNGIKEELNINEILNEYINLAFHGMRASKKVINVSIDLQLDHTIQKVPLIAEDFSRVILNLCNNAFDAMYEEQNISKNTDYSPKLSVRSTALGKSVIIEIEDNGPGIPENLKDKIMQPFFTTKKGTEGTGLGLSITNDIIKAHGGRLEIVSESGNNSYTKFKIILPT from the coding sequence ATGAGCAGTACAAACCATATCGATATACGAGAAATGACAGAGGAAGATGTCAAGAAAGCCCTTGCACAAAGGGAAGCCGAGTTATCTTTGATCAATAGCATTCAGGATGCAATCAATTCAGATGTCGATATGCAGGGCATCTATAATCTGGTCGGCCAGAAGTTACAAGAGCTGTTTAAAGCACAGGTAGTATCTATTTCCTTAGTCAACCCAGAAGAAGATCTTGAGGAAATAAAATATTTTTATGAAGATGGCGCCCAGATTTATCCCCAACCAAGAAAGATCGATAAACTCCGCCAACAGATAATAAATTCAAAAAAGACTGTTCTTATCAACACCGATTTTATTGAAGAAATTGAAGAATTGACTGGTCACAAAATACAGCCTATACCGGGTACAGATATGCCAAAATCGGTTCTTTTTGTGCCTATGATGGTAAGGAACGAGGTGACGGGTGTTTTAAGCATTCAAAATCTAGATAGGGAAAATGCATTCGAGGATTCTGATGTTCAGTTATTGGAAACCGTTGCCAACAGTGTCAGCACCGCCTTAGAAAACGCCCGGCTTTATAGCGAGGCAGAACAGCGAAATGCCGAATTATCTGTAATAAACAGCGTGCAACAAGGGTTGGTTGCAGAGATGGATATGCAAGGGATTTATGATCTTGTAGGCAATAAGATCAAAGAGCTTTTTGATTCTCAAATAACTGTTATTGCAACCTTCGATCATGAAAATAATATTGAGATTTTCAACTATGCTTTCGAAGATGGCAAGCGGTTTTATCTTGATTCTCGTCCTTTTGACAATATAAGACAGAGATTGATCCAAACTAAAAAACTAATTCATATTAACGGAAATTCAGAGGAATCTTTAAAAGAACTTGGTTCAAGCACGGCACCGGCACCGGGAACGGAAGACCCCAAATCCATGTTGTACGTGCCGCTTATAATTGGAGATACTATTCGTGGCTATGTTAGCCTCCAAAATATAGATAAGGAAAACGCTTTTAGCGATTCCGATATACGCTTATTGAGCACCTTGGCTAATAGTATGAGCGTTGCCTTGGAGAATGCAAGACTCTTTAACGAAACAGAACAGCGCAATGCGGAGCTAGCGGTTATAAACAGCGTGCAAAAAGGACTTGCTGCAGAAATGGACATGCAGGGAATCAACGATTTGGTCGGTGAAAAAATTAGAGATTTGTTCGATGCGCAAGTGGTGGCGATTGCTTCTTTCGATTTGGAAAACCGCACCGAAAAAATTGATTATCTCTTCGAAGACGGCCATCGTTTTGAGGCCGAAATTAGGCCAATAGACAAATTTAGAAGCAAATTAATTGAGAGCCAGGAAACCATCTATCTAAATGAAAATGTAGATGAGATGTGGACCGAAATTACAGGTGAAATACCTACCGTAATACCTGGTACCCAATTCACCCAATCTGCCCTCTACGTACCGATGATGGTAGGTAAGGAAGTTAGAGGCTATGTTACTCTTCAAAATGTTGATCGAGAAAATGCATTTTCAGAATCTGACGTAAGGCTGCTTAAAACCCTGGTCAACAGTATGAGCGTTGCTTTAGAGAACGCAAGACTATTTAACGAGACCGAACAGCGCAATGCAGAACTGGCGGTTATCAATAGTGTTCAAGAAGCCTTAGTGGCAGAGATGAATATGCAAGGCATCTACGATCTGGTGGGAGATAAAATCCAACAATTATTTGATGCCCAAGTGGTCGGTATTAATACAATCGATCTAGAAAATGGTATCGAACATTTTAAATATGCCTACGAGGTAGGAGGCAGGATCGAATTAGACCCGGTCCCGTTAGACAAATTGAGGATGAAACTCGTCGAAACCAAGAAGATGATATGGTTTAGCGAAAACATCCTGGAAGAATGGTGCGAATTTATAGGGGAAAAACCCAAAGCGGTACCAGGCACCAATATGCCCAAAACGGCACTCTTTGTACCTATGTTGGTAGGCGATAAAGTGATTGGATATGTAACCCTACAGAACATCGATCACGAAAATGCTTATAGTGATTCAGATGTTCGGTTGCTCAATACGTTGGTTAATAGTATGAGCGTCTCCCTAGAAAGCGCTCGACTGTTTAATGAAACCACCAGATTGCTTGCAGAAACCGAACAAAGAAATGCTGAACTAGCGGTTATTAATAGCGTACAAGAAGGACTGGTACGGGAGATGAATATGGAAGCTATTTATGCACTTGTATGCAACCGGATTTGCGAAGTGTTGAATACCCAAACTTTAATTATTAGAACATTCGACCTAGATAAAGGAATCGAAAATTGGGATTATGCAACAGAAAATGGTGAAAGACTTCATGTTGAACCAAAACCATTTATTTGGGCCAACAAGCATCTAATAAAAACAAGCGAACCATTGGTAATTAATAGGGATTATTTGGCAACGGCTCAGAGCTATGGAGATACCAGCAGTGGAGTTAGTAAAGGGTTACCTCCAAAATCGGCGATTTTTGTGCCGATGATTGTTGGTGGAAATGTGGTCGGTTCGGTAAGTCTTCAAAATGTTGAAAAAGAAAATGCTTTTACAGATTCTGACCTAAGCTTATTAACCACACTTACCAATAGTATGAGCGTTGCTTTAGAGAACGCCCGCCTATTTAATGAAACTAACAGACTTTTAGCCGAAACCGAGCAACGGGCAACAGAAATGCAAACCGTTAACAATATAAGCAGGGCACTGGTTTCACAATTAGAATTCACCTCCCTGATGAAGCTCGTCGGCGACCAGATGAGGGATACCTTTCATGCAGACATCGTCTATTTAGCCATTTTTGATGTTAAGACCAATACCCTACATTTTCCTTATATGTTTGGTGAAGATGATGTGGCTTCCAGGGAATTTGGTAATGGAATCACTGAAAAGATCATTCGTAGCAAAGAACCATTGTTAATCAATCAAAACATGGAAAAACTTTACGATGATATTGATGCCGTAAGAATGGGTGTAGAAGTTGAATCCTATCTCGGAGTTCCTATAATTGTTGGGAATCAGGCCATCGGCGTAATCAGCGTTCAAAGTCGTGAAAAGAAAAATAGGTTTAATGAATTCGATTTAAGATTGCTCAAAACTATTGCGGCAAATGTTGGGGTAGCCATGCAAAATGCTGAAGCTTACGAAAAACTTCAGGTTGCCTTGACCGATCTAGAATCTGCGCAAGAACAATTGATTCAACAAGAAAAATTAGCATCCTTAGGTCAGCTTTCTGCCGGTATCGCGCATGAGATAAAGAATCCGCTCAATTTCGTCAATAACTTTTCGGAGCTCAATCTCGAGCTTATAGAAGAAATTACCGATGAGCTGAAGGAATTACCAACCAATGAACATACCGACGAAATTTCTGCCATCCTAGAGGACATTACTTCCAATTTAAAAAAAATCCATCAACACGGAACTAGGGCAGACAGTATCGTAAAATCGATGCTTCAACATAGCCGAGGTAGCAACGGTATCAAAGAAGAACTGAACATCAATGAGATTTTAAATGAATATATAAACTTGGCGTTTCATGGTATGCGGGCCAGCAAAAAAGTGATAAACGTATCGATTGATCTTCAGCTCGATCATACAATTCAAAAAGTTCCATTGATTGCCGAAGATTTTAGCAGGGTCATTTTAAACTTATGCAATAATGCTTTCGACGCGATGTACGAAGAGCAAAACATAAGCAAAAATACTGACTACAGCCCAAAGCTTTCCGTCAGGTCTACTGCTCTAGGTAAATCGGTCATCATAGAAATAGAAGATAATGGACCTGGTATACCAGAGAACTTAAAGGATAAAATTATGCAACCTTTTTTCACCACAAAAAAAGGTACAGAAGGCACTGGCCTGGGATTATCGATAACCAACGATATTATAAAGGCCCATGGCGGAAGACTGGAAATCGTTTCTGAAAGCGGAAACAATTCCTATACTAAATTCAAAATAATACTACCAACCTAA